A region of Streptomyces sp. NBC_01750 DNA encodes the following proteins:
- a CDS encoding SPFH domain-containing protein, with protein sequence MADIIRRLGWRHLRTAPTAHVRHFRRGRLVHDGPGLSFWFRALTAALSEIPVDDRELAMAFHARTSDFQDVTVQATVTYRISEPATAAARLDFSIDPDTGVWRGAPLEQLSTLLTETAQQHALDVLARTPLAAALVDGVAAVLERITDGLAAEPRLPATGITVVAVRVVALRPEPEVERALRTPAREQIQQESDRATYERRAVAVERERAIAENELASRIELARREEQLVEQHGTNARREAEENAAADAVRAEAEAARTVRLAKAEAEAAREVGQARAQAQAAWLRVHGEVDAATLHALAATRAAENLPRIDSLTLSPDVLTGLLAKLGRADGEQR encoded by the coding sequence ATGGCCGACATCATCAGGCGCCTGGGATGGCGCCATCTCCGTACCGCACCCACCGCCCATGTGCGCCACTTCCGGCGCGGGCGGCTCGTACACGACGGGCCGGGGCTGAGCTTCTGGTTCCGTGCGCTGACCGCCGCGCTCTCCGAAATCCCGGTCGACGACCGGGAACTGGCCATGGCGTTCCACGCCCGCACCTCCGACTTCCAGGACGTCACCGTGCAGGCGACGGTGACCTACCGGATCAGCGAACCGGCCACCGCCGCCGCCCGGCTGGACTTCTCGATCGACCCGGACACCGGCGTCTGGCGTGGCGCCCCGCTGGAGCAGCTGTCCACCCTGCTCACCGAGACCGCGCAGCAGCACGCGCTGGACGTCCTGGCGCGTACGCCGCTGGCGGCAGCCCTTGTCGACGGCGTCGCGGCGGTCCTCGAGCGGATCACCGACGGTCTGGCCGCGGAGCCCCGGCTGCCCGCCACCGGCATCACCGTAGTCGCCGTACGCGTGGTCGCTCTCCGTCCCGAACCGGAGGTGGAGCGGGCGCTGCGCACCCCCGCGCGCGAACAGATCCAGCAGGAGTCGGACCGGGCGACGTACGAGCGCCGGGCCGTCGCCGTGGAGCGTGAACGCGCGATCGCCGAGAACGAACTGGCGAGCCGGATCGAACTGGCCCGCCGTGAGGAGCAGTTGGTCGAGCAGCACGGCACCAACGCCCGCCGCGAGGCCGAGGAGAACGCCGCGGCGGACGCCGTAAGGGCCGAGGCTGAGGCCGCGCGCACGGTACGGCTGGCCAAGGCCGAGGCCGAGGCGGCACGCGAGGTCGGGCAGGCGCGGGCTCAGGCACAGGCCGCCTGGCTACGGGTGCACGGCGAGGTGGACGCCGCCACTCTGCACGCGCTGGCCGCGACCCGTGCCGCCGAGAACCTGCCGCGCATCGACAGCCTCACCCTCTCCCCCGATGTCCTCACCGGCCTGCTGGCCAAGCTCGGCCGGGCCGACGGGGAGCAGAGATGA